One window of the Desmospora profundinema genome contains the following:
- a CDS encoding S8 family serine peptidase — translation MRKFVALITGLALVFSSLGVMIPLEAHAKPPGEIQEKKISPEISATKGKHVSVIVEMKTAPVAVFDDKSVTVKNEHRDGIEKKQKELADEIKKISPDIQVGEAYDTVFSGMEVTVDGADLKKLADLPDVKHIYPVRTYQTTMKGSAPLIGAPDAWKEKDSRGQSVTGKGMKVAVIDTGVDATHPDLKKNVIGGYDFVDKDETPQDGDGHGTHVAGTIAANGKIKGVAPEASILAYRVLDDNGMGDTADILAAVDQAVKDGADVMNLSLGMDVNVPDEPLSWALERAVKNGVVAVVANGNAGPRRWTAGSPAASSHVISVGASTKKDPVPVVQAVGDSKKVELNEISFSPEIPLKGTYPIVDAGTGKTGELKNAKGKVALVKRTGNDVNRLAKRAKKAGAAAVMVYNDKGGDWFADILMPGMDHEGKLDNSMFAPIGTLSNKHGLHLKKQMETGKTHVRFRSVKREKMTDFSSRGPAAGNWEIKPDIVAPGHNIVSTVPKKAHKSGYDSMSGTSMAAPHVAGAAALVLQKNPEWTPQEVKAALSNTAVTLIDTEQKPYPKALQGAGRIDLMKALHTKNLALPSSLSFGLLKPDTGVQQSEKSLQVKNLDSRKKTYRTRLTLDKRNKGFTVDVPTAVTIQPHETASIPVTLNIDTRLSRGEYTGTLYLKDGSDEIKVPFQVLIDPKGYPLINNLSTSEFYISPNGDGRLDTIVLSYYLPVSPDELTITLHRDIEKKATHTIYRAKQPEEGAVDWVWDGKDIRGNTVKDGEYSIQATAKFLGRKGEDISFVIVDSTPPKIQVDKPAGQPRLSGKVKEANLERMHWRIEGETGWKRIRFEHEKDDTWKFRKLFKKDELKKGKNQVTIRAIDAAGNISTKKVTVTIP, via the coding sequence ATGAGAAAGTTTGTCGCTCTAATCACCGGTCTGGCACTTGTCTTTTCCAGCTTAGGGGTAATGATCCCGCTTGAAGCTCACGCCAAGCCCCCCGGTGAAATACAAGAGAAAAAGATTTCACCTGAAATTTCGGCCACAAAGGGAAAGCATGTATCGGTAATCGTGGAGATGAAGACAGCTCCAGTCGCCGTCTTCGATGACAAATCAGTCACCGTTAAAAACGAGCACCGGGATGGCATTGAAAAAAAGCAGAAAGAACTCGCTGATGAAATAAAAAAAATTTCCCCTGATATACAAGTCGGGGAAGCTTACGACACCGTTTTTTCCGGAATGGAAGTAACTGTTGACGGAGCCGATTTAAAAAAGCTGGCCGATTTGCCGGATGTAAAACACATCTATCCCGTCCGTACCTATCAGACCACTATGAAGGGAAGCGCCCCGCTCATCGGTGCCCCCGATGCATGGAAAGAGAAGGATTCCCGCGGACAATCCGTAACCGGTAAGGGAATGAAAGTGGCTGTCATCGATACCGGAGTGGATGCCACCCACCCGGACCTCAAAAAAAATGTGATCGGCGGCTATGATTTTGTGGATAAAGATGAGACTCCCCAAGACGGAGACGGCCACGGCACCCATGTGGCGGGGACCATCGCCGCCAATGGCAAGATCAAAGGAGTAGCACCCGAAGCCTCCATCCTCGCCTATCGGGTTTTGGATGACAACGGAATGGGCGATACCGCAGATATCCTCGCCGCAGTGGATCAAGCCGTCAAAGACGGGGCCGACGTGATGAACCTCTCTTTGGGTATGGATGTGAACGTTCCCGATGAACCTCTTTCCTGGGCGTTGGAGCGGGCGGTGAAAAATGGCGTGGTCGCGGTGGTGGCCAACGGAAACGCTGGCCCCCGCCGCTGGACGGCCGGCTCTCCCGCCGCTTCGTCCCATGTCATTTCCGTCGGTGCCTCCACCAAAAAAGACCCGGTACCGGTCGTGCAAGCCGTCGGCGACAGCAAAAAGGTGGAACTAAACGAAATCTCTTTTTCACCGGAGATCCCGCTGAAAGGGACTTATCCCATCGTTGACGCGGGGACGGGAAAAACCGGTGAGCTGAAAAATGCCAAAGGTAAAGTAGCACTGGTTAAGCGAACCGGAAACGATGTCAACAGATTGGCAAAAAGAGCGAAAAAAGCGGGAGCCGCCGCGGTGATGGTCTATAACGACAAAGGCGGGGACTGGTTCGCCGACATCCTCATGCCGGGTATGGACCATGAGGGAAAGTTAGATAACAGCATGTTTGCTCCGATTGGAACCCTTTCAAACAAACACGGGCTCCATCTAAAAAAGCAAATGGAGACAGGAAAGACCCACGTGCGTTTTCGTTCCGTCAAACGAGAGAAAATGACCGACTTCAGCTCCCGCGGACCGGCTGCAGGCAACTGGGAAATCAAACCGGATATCGTCGCACCGGGTCACAACATTGTCAGCACCGTTCCCAAAAAAGCTCATAAAAGTGGTTACGATTCCATGAGCGGTACCAGCATGGCCGCTCCCCATGTGGCGGGAGCCGCTGCACTCGTGTTACAAAAAAACCCCGAGTGGACCCCGCAAGAGGTGAAAGCGGCCCTCTCCAATACGGCGGTCACATTGATCGACACGGAACAAAAACCTTACCCGAAAGCGCTCCAAGGGGCTGGTCGAATCGACCTGATGAAAGCCTTGCACACCAAAAATCTGGCTTTGCCCAGCAGCCTGTCATTCGGCCTGCTAAAGCCGGACACCGGTGTACAGCAGTCGGAAAAAAGCTTACAGGTAAAAAATCTGGACAGCCGGAAAAAAACCTATCGCACGCGATTGACCCTGGACAAAAGAAACAAAGGATTTACGGTTGATGTACCGACTGCTGTCACAATACAACCCCACGAGACTGCCTCAATTCCGGTCACCTTAAACATCGATACCCGACTTTCGCGTGGGGAATATACCGGTACACTCTATTTAAAGGATGGTTCCGATGAGATCAAGGTTCCTTTCCAGGTATTGATCGACCCCAAGGGATACCCTTTGATCAATAATCTGAGTACCTCCGAATTTTATATCTCTCCCAACGGAGATGGCCGCTTGGATACCATCGTCTTGTCCTACTACTTGCCTGTCTCGCCGGACGAATTAACGATTACGCTGCACCGGGACATCGAAAAGAAAGCGACACATACCATCTACCGTGCGAAACAGCCTGAGGAAGGAGCAGTGGACTGGGTATGGGACGGTAAAGATATCCGCGGGAACACCGTGAAGGATGGAGAGTACTCTATCCAAGCCACCGCCAAGTTCCTTGGGAGAAAGGGAGAAGATATCAGCTTTGTCATCGTGGACAGCACCCCTCCTAAAATCCAGGTGGACAAGCCCGCCGGACAACCCCGTTTGAGCGGCAAGGTGAAAGAGGCAAACCTGGAACGTATGCATTGGCGGATCGAGGGAGAAACGGGCTGGAAACGAATCCGCTTTGAACACGAAAAGGACGATACTTGGAAATTCCGTAAGCTCTTTAAAAAGGACGAGCTGAAAAAAGGGAAGAATCAAGTCACCATCCGTGCCATCGATGCGGCAGGTAACATCTCCACAAAAAAAGTGACCGTAACCATTCCCTGA